In a single window of the Solenopsis invicta isolate M01_SB unplaced genomic scaffold, UNIL_Sinv_3.0 scaffold_67, whole genome shotgun sequence genome:
- the LOC120356882 gene encoding cilia- and flagella-associated protein 36-like isoform X2, translating to MSRNDKDDSAWVFDSLIGFLQGPIWSSPLMTFIEEKSLVFEANTEDCEEYRKIYQEYKNLVDLLLGCFMEDMGITPEQFEHACTVNRDTKIPIHFQQNLFEQIWAANEYEIFKRMMIQKNLELQLQALNMIEQKYGLTPASLVYETDGFPDDELVMEDLIHKQALENQSEEEPDIPSEPTTLIAEHERLAAEYHNERALLEEALRKSDGSRNTSDDESTEEVECAKVSAEKEQLDKLKLRKTEPLKPIPTSKKKSDEDEMNAEDIKKRQEYLKARRDKLVALKKEARNQQLEMNKTRPSSARIVAEATMKGQQELEAAQAIDPSILQVRKALAARLKAEVVHKVNRNSK from the exons ATGAGTAGAAATGATAAGGATGACAGCGCTTGGGTGTTCGATTCTTTGATTGGATTTTTGCAAGGTCCTATTTGGTCCTCGCCCCTGATGACCTTCATCGAGGAGAAATCTCTCG TTTTCGAGGCCAACACCGAAGACTGCGAAGAGTATCGGAAAATATATCAGGAATACAAGAATTTAGTCGACTTGTTACTCGGATGCTTTATGGAAGATATGGGTATCACACCGGAGCAATTCGAACACGCGTGTACTGTTAACAGAGATACAAAAATTCCAATACATTTTCAACAA aatttattCGAACAAATATGGGCGGCGAATGAATATGAAATATTCAAAAGGATGATGATACAAAAGAACTTGGAGCTCCAGCTGCAGGCGCTAAATATGATCGAACAAAAATATGGTCTCACACCTGCCTCCCTTGTATACGAGACGGATGGTTTTCCCGATGACGAACTGGTCATGGAAGATTTGATACA CAAACAAGCTCTGGAAAATCAGAGCGAGGAAGAACCAGATATACCCTCAGAACCAACGACGTTGATTGCTGAACACGAACGTTTAGCTGCCGAATATCATAATGAAAGAGCGTTATTGGAGGAAGCATTAAGAAAATCag ATGGCTCTCGGAATACTTCGGATGACGAGTCAACGGAAGAAGTTGAGTGCGCCAAGGTATCTGCTGAGAAAGAACAATTAGACAAACTTAAACTCAGGAAGACTGAGCCTCTCAAGCCAATACCGACTTCAAAAAAGAAATCTGACGAAGATGAG ATGAATGcagaagatattaaaaaaaggcAAGAATACCTGAAAGCCAGACGAGATAAACTTGTAGCTTTGAAAAAAGAAGCTAGAAATCAACAGCTAGAGATGAACAAAACTCGGCCAAGTTCTGCTAGAATAGTTGCTGAAGCGACTATGAAAGGGCAACAGGAACTAGAAGCAGCACAAGCTATAGATCCTTCGATACTTCAAGTACGAAAGGCTCTTGCAGCTCGACTGAAAGCTGAAGTTGTGcataa agtcAACAGGAACTCAAAGTAG
- the LOC120356882 gene encoding cilia- and flagella-associated protein 36-like isoform X3, whose protein sequence is MEDMGITPEQFEHACTVNRDTKIPIHFQQNLFEQIWAANEYEIFKRMMIQKNLELQLQALNMIEQKYGLTPASLVYETDGFPDDELVMEDLIHKQALENQSEEEPDIPSEPTTLIAEHERLAAEYHNERALLEEALRKSDGSRNTSDDESTEEVECAKVSAEKEQLDKLKLRKTEPLKPIPTSKKKSDEDEMNAEDIKKRQEYLKARRDKLVALKKEARNQQLEMNKTRPSSARIVAEATMKGQQELEAAQAIDPSILQVRKALAARLKAEVVHNANSRSRIYVRSNW, encoded by the exons ATGGAAGATATGGGTATCACACCGGAGCAATTCGAACACGCGTGTACTGTTAACAGAGATACAAAAATTCCAATACATTTTCAACAA aatttattCGAACAAATATGGGCGGCGAATGAATATGAAATATTCAAAAGGATGATGATACAAAAGAACTTGGAGCTCCAGCTGCAGGCGCTAAATATGATCGAACAAAAATATGGTCTCACACCTGCCTCCCTTGTATACGAGACGGATGGTTTTCCCGATGACGAACTGGTCATGGAAGATTTGATACA CAAACAAGCTCTGGAAAATCAGAGCGAGGAAGAACCAGATATACCCTCAGAACCAACGACGTTGATTGCTGAACACGAACGTTTAGCTGCCGAATATCATAATGAAAGAGCGTTATTGGAGGAAGCATTAAGAAAATCag ATGGCTCTCGGAATACTTCGGATGACGAGTCAACGGAAGAAGTTGAGTGCGCCAAGGTATCTGCTGAGAAAGAACAATTAGACAAACTTAAACTCAGGAAGACTGAGCCTCTCAAGCCAATACCGACTTCAAAAAAGAAATCTGACGAAGATGAG ATGAATGcagaagatattaaaaaaaggcAAGAATACCTGAAAGCCAGACGAGATAAACTTGTAGCTTTGAAAAAAGAAGCTAGAAATCAACAGCTAGAGATGAACAAAACTCGGCCAAGTTCTGCTAGAATAGTTGCTGAAGCGACTATGAAAGGGCAACAGGAACTAGAAGCAGCACAAGCTATAGATCCTTCGATACTTCAAGTACGAAAGGCTCTTGCAGCTCGACTGAAAGCTGAAGTTGTGcataa
- the LOC120356882 gene encoding cilia- and flagella-associated protein 36-like isoform X1, whose translation MSRNDKDDSAWVFDSLIGFLQGPIWSSPLMTFIEEKSLVFEANTEDCEEYRKIYQEYKNLVDLLLGCFMEDMGITPEQFEHACTVNRDTKIPIHFQQNLFEQIWAANEYEIFKRMMIQKNLELQLQALNMIEQKYGLTPASLVYETDGFPDDELVMEDLIHKQALENQSEEEPDIPSEPTTLIAEHERLAAEYHNERALLEEALRKSDGSRNTSDDESTEEVECAKVSAEKEQLDKLKLRKTEPLKPIPTSKKKSDEDEMNAEDIKKRQEYLKARRDKLVALKKEARNQQLEMNKTRPSSARIVAEATMKGQQELEAAQAIDPSILQVRKALAARLKAEVVHNANSRSRIYVRSNW comes from the exons ATGAGTAGAAATGATAAGGATGACAGCGCTTGGGTGTTCGATTCTTTGATTGGATTTTTGCAAGGTCCTATTTGGTCCTCGCCCCTGATGACCTTCATCGAGGAGAAATCTCTCG TTTTCGAGGCCAACACCGAAGACTGCGAAGAGTATCGGAAAATATATCAGGAATACAAGAATTTAGTCGACTTGTTACTCGGATGCTTTATGGAAGATATGGGTATCACACCGGAGCAATTCGAACACGCGTGTACTGTTAACAGAGATACAAAAATTCCAATACATTTTCAACAA aatttattCGAACAAATATGGGCGGCGAATGAATATGAAATATTCAAAAGGATGATGATACAAAAGAACTTGGAGCTCCAGCTGCAGGCGCTAAATATGATCGAACAAAAATATGGTCTCACACCTGCCTCCCTTGTATACGAGACGGATGGTTTTCCCGATGACGAACTGGTCATGGAAGATTTGATACA CAAACAAGCTCTGGAAAATCAGAGCGAGGAAGAACCAGATATACCCTCAGAACCAACGACGTTGATTGCTGAACACGAACGTTTAGCTGCCGAATATCATAATGAAAGAGCGTTATTGGAGGAAGCATTAAGAAAATCag ATGGCTCTCGGAATACTTCGGATGACGAGTCAACGGAAGAAGTTGAGTGCGCCAAGGTATCTGCTGAGAAAGAACAATTAGACAAACTTAAACTCAGGAAGACTGAGCCTCTCAAGCCAATACCGACTTCAAAAAAGAAATCTGACGAAGATGAG ATGAATGcagaagatattaaaaaaaggcAAGAATACCTGAAAGCCAGACGAGATAAACTTGTAGCTTTGAAAAAAGAAGCTAGAAATCAACAGCTAGAGATGAACAAAACTCGGCCAAGTTCTGCTAGAATAGTTGCTGAAGCGACTATGAAAGGGCAACAGGAACTAGAAGCAGCACAAGCTATAGATCCTTCGATACTTCAAGTACGAAAGGCTCTTGCAGCTCGACTGAAAGCTGAAGTTGTGcataa